A section of the Petrimonas sulfuriphila genome encodes:
- a CDS encoding SRPBCC domain-containing protein: MYKKQISINTSVDKVWNALTQPEEMRNWYFSISNFEATEGAVFDFIVSFTDEAGEHSFRHLFKILEVIPNEKLRHTWEHPGHSEGTSTLTWELIPGEETTTVILTHEGNESFLDEGSKYFTAESYTAGWNDILQGLKDYLENEV, encoded by the coding sequence ATGTATAAAAAGCAAATTTCAATAAACACAAGCGTTGATAAAGTGTGGAACGCACTGACGCAACCGGAAGAAATGCGAAACTGGTATTTCAGTATTTCGAATTTTGAAGCGACGGAAGGTGCCGTATTCGACTTCATTGTTTCTTTTACCGATGAAGCCGGAGAGCATAGTTTCCGTCATTTATTCAAGATACTCGAAGTGATCCCTAACGAAAAACTGAGACATACCTGGGAGCATCCCGGACATAGTGAGGGAACTTCCACGCTTACCTGGGAGCTTATTCCCGGAGAGGAGACCACTACCGTGATCCTTACACACGAGGGGAACGAAAGTTTTCTCGATGAGGGCAGCAAATATTTCACTGCGGAAAGCTACACTGCCGGATGGAACGATATTCTGCAAGGACTGAAGGACTATCTCGAAAATGAAGTTTAG
- a CDS encoding DUF1697 domain-containing protein, protein MTKYIVLLRGVTPTGKNRVPMAQLRQLLAESGFQNVQTWIQSGNVILYSELSVEEVVKRVNKIIKESIGADLKIIVKTPAEIETVIAENPFGKRYDISRVFFTLFNDTPDINLVTALQAQDFGPDEFIFTPHAIYLFIPGSAAKTKLNNNFLERKLKIDTTTRNFNTLSKLIALSSNP, encoded by the coding sequence GTGACAAAATATATCGTGCTTCTTCGGGGCGTAACACCCACCGGGAAAAACCGGGTACCGATGGCGCAACTTCGACAGTTGCTTGCTGAGAGTGGTTTCCAGAATGTACAAACGTGGATTCAAAGCGGAAACGTGATCCTCTATTCGGAACTTTCAGTAGAAGAAGTAGTGAAGAGAGTGAATAAAATCATCAAAGAGAGCATCGGTGCCGATTTGAAAATTATCGTGAAAACGCCTGCTGAGATTGAAACGGTAATTGCTGAAAATCCTTTCGGTAAAAGATACGATATTTCCCGGGTTTTCTTTACGCTTTTCAACGATACTCCCGATATTAATCTTGTTACAGCCCTGCAAGCACAGGATTTTGGCCCAGACGAATTCATTTTCACCCCGCACGCCATTTATCTTTTCATTCCCGGCAGTGCTGCTAAAACCAAGCTCAATAACAACTTTCTCGAAAGAAAATTAAAAATTGACACCACAACCCGTAATTTTAATACGTTGTCGAAACTCATAGCTCTTAGCTCTAACCCCTAG
- a CDS encoding DUF1801 domain-containing protein translates to MSSPENIDQYMAGFDAEVRKKLRTIRELVHDTLPEAVESISYQMPAFKYNGKILVYFAAFKNHIGFYATPESNLAFKEELSEYKTTKGTIQLPYDKPLPIELLRKIILFKAASNEVKKKK, encoded by the coding sequence ATGAGTAGCCCCGAAAACATCGATCAATATATGGCCGGCTTTGATGCTGAAGTACGGAAAAAACTGAGAACAATTCGAGAACTGGTCCACGATACTCTTCCCGAAGCTGTAGAATCTATCAGTTACCAAATGCCTGCCTTTAAATATAACGGAAAAATTCTGGTGTATTTTGCAGCATTTAAAAACCATATCGGATTTTACGCCACGCCTGAATCCAATTTGGCATTCAAAGAAGAATTGTCGGAATACAAAACCACCAAAGGAACTATTCAATTACCTTACGACAAGCCGCTTCCGATAGAATTACTTCGCAAAATCATTTTGTTCAAAGCGGCTTCCAACGAAGTAAAAAAGAAAAAGTAA
- a CDS encoding TIGR01777 family oxidoreductase — translation MKTILITGGSGLIGRKLSRLLVEKGYKVIWLSRERYVKADIPRYRWDYRRNEIEKEAVELADIIVHLAGSNIGEDSWTRQKKQDIVESRVQTAQLLLDTIKSMDKRPEAFISASAIGYYGLKITNNLYSEEDPSTENDFLSRTCRKWENAALRFQEELNIRTVVLRTGFVISKNSDAFRKMVLPTRFGLGAPIGSGRQYLTWIHIDDLCRMYLKAIEDVDMKGVYNAVSPEFISNADFMHTLANVMKRPFFMPHVPSFLMRLIMGEAAGMILGGSRISSRKIQDAGYEFQYDTSEKAMKASLKAIKERENKKRKRN, via the coding sequence ATGAAAACAATTTTAATAACAGGTGGATCAGGTTTAATAGGAAGAAAACTTTCACGGTTGCTTGTTGAAAAAGGATACAAAGTGATTTGGCTTAGCCGTGAGCGATATGTAAAAGCTGATATACCCCGGTACAGGTGGGACTATCGTCGAAACGAAATAGAGAAAGAGGCCGTGGAACTGGCCGATATTATTGTCCACCTGGCCGGATCGAATATCGGGGAGGACTCGTGGACAAGGCAGAAAAAACAGGATATCGTGGAGAGCCGTGTTCAAACCGCACAACTCTTGCTCGACACAATAAAATCTATGGATAAAAGGCCCGAAGCTTTTATCTCGGCTTCGGCAATCGGGTATTACGGATTGAAAATAACCAACAACCTGTACTCGGAGGAGGATCCTTCTACCGAAAACGATTTTCTGAGCCGGACCTGCCGTAAATGGGAGAATGCTGCTCTCCGTTTTCAGGAAGAGCTCAATATCCGGACAGTCGTGTTGCGTACAGGATTCGTGATTTCAAAAAACAGCGATGCCTTCAGGAAAATGGTTTTGCCCACCCGTTTTGGGCTGGGTGCACCTATTGGGAGCGGCAGGCAATATTTGACGTGGATACATATCGATGACCTTTGCCGTATGTATTTGAAAGCTATTGAAGATGTAGATATGAAAGGCGTGTACAATGCTGTTTCCCCGGAATTTATCAGTAATGCCGATTTCATGCATACGTTGGCAAATGTGATGAAACGGCCTTTTTTTATGCCGCACGTACCCTCGTTTTTAATGCGTCTGATTATGGGAGAGGCTGCCGGTATGATTCTAGGGGGAAGCCGCATTTCATCCCGGAAAATTCAAGATGCCGGTTATGAATTTCAGTATGATACTTCGGAGAAAGCGATGAAAGCTTCGTTGAAAGCCATAAAGGAGAGGGAGAACAAAAAAAGAAAAAGAAATTAA
- a CDS encoding YdeI/OmpD-associated family protein has translation MEITKAVYFDSREDWRQWLSENFRKEKEIWLIYPNKSTRKPRILYNDAVEEALCFGWIDSTMKKYDETHTAQRFSPRNPKSTYSQPNRERLRWLAENNLLHPEIYEKVTNILSEEFVYPSDIITALQADKETWQNFQRFSEAYKRIRVAYVHDSRSRPDFFAKRLANLLKMTKQNRKIIGHGGVDKYY, from the coding sequence ATGGAAATAACAAAAGCAGTATATTTCGATTCGCGCGAAGACTGGCGTCAATGGTTGTCGGAGAATTTTCGTAAAGAAAAGGAGATATGGCTTATCTACCCCAATAAATCGACAAGGAAACCGCGTATTTTATACAACGATGCCGTGGAGGAGGCTTTATGTTTTGGTTGGATCGACAGTACGATGAAAAAATACGATGAAACTCACACTGCTCAGCGATTCTCGCCCCGGAATCCTAAAAGTACCTACTCTCAACCCAACAGGGAACGACTTCGGTGGTTGGCAGAGAATAACTTGTTACACCCTGAAATTTACGAAAAAGTAACAAACATTTTATCGGAAGAATTTGTTTACCCATCAGATATTATCACAGCATTGCAAGCCGACAAGGAAACGTGGCAAAACTTTCAAAGATTCTCTGAAGCTTATAAAAGAATCCGGGTAGCATATGTCCACGATTCACGCAGCCGTCCCGATTTTTTTGCAAAACGTCTGGCCAACCTGTTAAAGATGACAAAGCAAAACAGAAAAATAATTGGACACGGCGGAGTAGATAAGTATTATTGA
- a CDS encoding VOC family protein, which produces MNNTIYPCIWCNNNAREMANFYCSTFPETTVMDENPVVVMLEMFGQKLMLLNGGDKFNPNPSISLMFLTMLEKRVEEIWNKLIQEGRSMMPLDAYPFSPKYGWVQDKYGVSWQLYTARDENHILQKIVPTLMFTGFQNGRAMEAAHLYTSLFPNSEIHGVMYYAEESGEPESSVQHGEFFINDYLLMMMDSSQEHNFSFSEGVSLVVECDYQEEIDNYWNVLTSNGGEESMCGWLKDQFGVSWQIVPAELGGWMKKSTKVMAEVLKMKKLDIDTLKNAIK; this is translated from the coding sequence ATGAACAATACCATTTATCCTTGCATTTGGTGCAACAACAACGCCCGCGAAATGGCCAATTTTTATTGCAGCACTTTTCCTGAAACCACCGTAATGGATGAAAATCCTGTGGTGGTCATGCTCGAAATGTTTGGCCAGAAACTGATGCTGCTTAACGGTGGCGACAAGTTCAACCCCAATCCGTCTATTTCGCTGATGTTTCTTACGATGTTGGAAAAGCGAGTTGAAGAGATTTGGAATAAGCTCATACAGGAAGGGAGGTCGATGATGCCGCTTGACGCCTATCCCTTTAGTCCGAAATATGGCTGGGTACAAGATAAATATGGCGTTTCGTGGCAGTTATACACGGCACGCGATGAAAACCATATCCTCCAGAAAATAGTGCCGACGCTGATGTTTACCGGTTTTCAAAACGGACGGGCAATGGAGGCCGCGCATTTGTACACATCACTTTTTCCCAATTCGGAAATCCATGGTGTAATGTACTATGCTGAAGAAAGCGGTGAGCCTGAATCCAGCGTGCAGCACGGAGAATTTTTCATCAACGATTATCTGTTGATGATGATGGATAGCTCACAGGAACACAATTTCAGTTTTTCCGAAGGTGTTTCGCTTGTGGTTGAGTGCGATTACCAGGAGGAAATCGATAACTATTGGAACGTGCTTACATCGAATGGCGGAGAGGAAAGTATGTGCGGATGGCTAAAAGATCAATTCGGAGTCAGTTGGCAAATTGTTCCTGCCGAGCTGGGTGGATGGATGAAAAAATCAACAAAGGTGATGGCAGAAGTATTGAAAATGAAAAAATTGGATATTGATACATTGAAAAATGCCATAAAATAA